The Aethina tumida isolate Nest 87 chromosome 6, icAetTumi1.1, whole genome shotgun sequence nucleotide sequence ATTCCCTTGACGAATGCATTCTTGGACTCCTGAAACATAAACAACGTGAGTGTGACAGTGTCGGCGAATAAAGGCAAACGCAACCCATTTACTTGAGCCTGTTCCTTTGAAAGTAGTGACGTGACTCTGTCACCGTGGACTCCGATAGTTTTGGTGGTCAAAGCCTTCCCCAAATCGAATTTGTTCGTTCCCAACAATTTAGCGATCTTGTCCAGTGTAAATGTTGGAGGTTTCGGTTTCGGTAAAGTTGAGAACCTTCATGACCGATTGGATGTCGTTGAATTCCTGTTCTTCGTTGCAACCGTCGCACGCTATCGTTCCACCTCCCGTTAAGTACGAATAGTTTTTCGCTTCCGTCAAATCGAGTCGTTTCAATTCTTCTTTGCTCAAACCCGCCAACATGCTGTAGAAGATGTGGTAATTCCGTTCGCCGTCGTTCTGCGAAACAATTCGACTCTTCTCCAACAAATACTGTTCTATCTTTGCCCCGATCGATGACTCCATCTCGGTTGAAACCGATGTCGATATATTTTCctgaaatacaataataataataataaattcgtcGTTTCCCACTTTCTAGGAAATCAGTTAGTTACCGAAACGGGATGAATTATCATTGCGTACGGTTTTCGCGTTTCCGAATGCTTCCATAATCGGATTGGCATCcaaaatttgttgttccaTCCAAGAATGTTGACCGCTGGTAGAAGCCAAATACTGCAGAGGAAGTTTCGTCGATTCCGTCTTGCCTGCACCATTTTCACCACTACACCGAACGAATTTTATTGttccatttgtttttaatttcaattttcaacattttaccTGATGACGTTCGTTCTCTTCATATCGTTCTAACTGTTGTCCCCAATTGCGAAAATGTGTGGAGGCAGCTCGTCCAATCTTCGGCGTTCGTGTATATCGGCAACATCTCGTACGGATTTATCGCCACCAACAAAGATCCAGTGTACGTCTGAAACAACAACAGCAGCAAACAAATTGAATCGACTCGAATTAGAATGATCCCCTCATCGTCTTACGTAAATGTGCTTCTCCTTATATCGTTTGTGCAAGTTTCTCAGGATCGCGTACTCCTGCAAATCGCCAAGATTGATCATGTCGTCGACTCCTTTGATCGAACTGACATGCATGTTCTTGATGATCTGCTGATTCGATACGTAGACCTCGTTTCCATCGTCGTCCACGATTTTAACGCGAACCTGTTCGATGGCCACTATCTTTCCCCCGAAAGGGATGACGAATTCACCTTGCTTCACATGATCAGCCCACATATGATCGccctgtttataaataaaataaatagatttgttattttcttctcattcaattattatgtaaacgCTCTATTTATTACTCTCAAAATGAGAATTGGTAGGAATTGACTGAATCTAATTTACCAACCACTTCAATATTCCTCTATTTTACATTTCTAGTTTAATCACATAGGTTGGTTTACACCAAATGTTACAAAAGATAAGATTGGAATGACAAATTCCTTTTGAAAAATCACCTCCTTCCTagttttcttctaatttttctaaacattataaaatacataagttTTGCTTACCACAACAAGACCTTTTTGGgccattttttgttattttttttagccTTCCACCATAAATAGAATTAGACAACTGCAATATTGGAACACTCACATAAAACTGATTGCTTAAATGTTATCTGATATCACACAAACCTTTAAtcattatagattttttagatatttattataattgatgaCACTTATCTTATCATCTGACTTGTTAAGATTAGTGCATAATTTACATTCGTATATGATTTCTTATGAACTATTTTTCCTGAAccattagaattaaataattatttatactatttaccttttattctttattaaccATTTTCTGTTTCTTCATGAACGTGATTaaacatttcaacattttgatatttcattCCGCCAAGTAATAGTAGCAGTAATTTCGTGCGacgttaatatttttgtttcactcTCATTTTTGTAGGTagatattttatctaaaacacATACGATTTGAAAATACTcgagaaaaaaacaaaatatttttttggttaaaaacacaaatttaaaatgttgtcgTATGCGCGCGCATATATGAATGGGAATTGTTCATTTgaactttttatttgaaaaacttgAATTTGCTTTTTGATTTAGttaaacgaataaattttgattaattctgaataaagaaatgtatcaaatttcaattaaatttcgtatttatatatttaaattatatattttaattttgtcgtgATATTATTGAACATTTATCAGGGATACAAACCGGCATTTAAACAAGATCAACTTaacctaatttttataattatacggAAATAAGACGAAACCGAAAATGTCCAAGCCTATAACATTTGTGACGGGAAACGCgaaaaaattagaagaattgAAATAACTAGTAAGAAAATAGATGTTCCCGAACTTCAAGgggaattaaataatatttgcgtTAAAAAGGCGACTGAAGCTTATCGAATAGTGCAAGGACCGGTTATTGTAGAAGACACTTGTTTGTGTTTCAACGCACTCAAAGGATTACCAGGTCCGTACATCAAATGGTTTTTGGATAGGTTGGGTCCGGAGGGATTGTACAAATTGTTGGCTGGATTCGAAGATAAATCAGCACCACAAGCTGTTTGTACTATTGCTTATCATCCAGGCGGTGAAGAAGACAAAATAATCTTGTTTCAAGGCAAGATGGAAAAATTGTGGAACCTCGAGGCTCCAGAGATTTTGGTTGGGACCTGTGTTTTTTACCAGATGGCTATGACCAGACCATAGAAAACCTACAGGGGGGGCCAAGCGAATAGGGACGGAGGGGCAACATTGAGTTGGTACTTCTTAGGTTTTCCATGTTATAAACAAGAAACACTACTGGGCACGATCTCGGGATGCAGCGATGTTGCCATTTTGAACGCGGTGTTGCCATTTCTTACAGAATACAGATATCTTTTTGTCCATCTGTcactttctatttaaaacttatattaaatgagtataggttaggtttttctgatatatataaaaataaaacaattatataatttgtacaattttattatatattcatgctaaaaacaaacaaattaaaaaaatatatatattctatataaatataatataatataaattttataataatataatataatcatcaTATCACTTCGACACTCATCCAAActaaaactgtaatataataattataactaatgTAACTGCTGTAAAAGTAACTTCCTGTATTTTGCAATAACTAAGCAGGAAGCATGATATGAATTAATACCAATGAATCTGTACTTCAAATtcgattaatgaaaataaacgaacATATTGACTTTacggtttataaaataacaaacacaaacaattaaattacgtatgttggttatataaaaagtttcttaccagaaatatatattcttaaagCAAAAACATCATCTGACCATCTTCTATAACCTAAAATCTATCAAGTTATAGCGTCCATGACTCACCATCCTGAaatctagtaaattattttctctaacTAAAGACACTAGATATTCCCTGCTCATCTCGACAATTTTGGGGATTTTCtattaccaatttataaaatcaaatattaaaatccctAACTCATCCCGTTGATGTGATAAACGTCACAAATGACAACAGGTGTGTGTTGTCACTGGTGCgattagttttctttatttttcgttTTGTGCGTACCCATGGAAATTCCAATTTAACCGAACAtgcataaatttttagtagttgttgtttatatttcaatgGTTCATCGTCTAGTAAGCGGTGAACAATACAGGAAAACCATTCTAGAAGAACCGAATTGCGCGGTGAAGTGAGAACGTTTTGCAATAATTTCGCCGAAAAAGATGATTTACCCAATTTGGAGTGTTTATTGTCTGTGGATCCCGGTAAATTGTCGATTTTGAATGAATTATGTTTGAAAACAATTTGGAATCATACCAGAAATTTGATCAGCAATGAGAGGGTGAAAGAAACCCTCATGCCCTTTTGCAGGACCGATATCGACAAGCTGAACTGCAACATTGATGAAAAAggcacatatttaaaatgtctgaCCAACAGCAAAGATGACATACAAAGTCCAGATTGTATTAATATGATCATCAGATTGGAAAATGTCGCTTTTCAGGACTACAAATGGATCACGAATTTTCCGCAACACTGTGAGAGTGACATATCAAAGTTCCAGTGCGGCACAATTGACGAAAATAGTTGGGGATAGTTCAAAACTTTGGCATGTCTACAGACAAATGTGGACAATATAAGGGACGAGTGTAATATAGAGGTGTTCAGGTTGTCTGAAATGCAATCTGATGACAGACATAAAAATGGACAGAcagttgtatttaaattgtgcaGAGGATCATATAAGATATTGTTCTCGGTTGCGAACGGGAAGCGGAAGGGTTTTGCAGTGCCTGATGCAGCAGGATCCGGAAAAGTTGTTGCAAAAGTGCAAACAGCATTTATTGCGCAGACAAAAACTCACTGCACAAGACTACAAGATCAGCAAGGGACTCAAATATTGTTATGTTTGGAGAATCGCGTGAGGAACGGTACGAAGATTCAGTCGGACTGCGAGGCGGAACTGTTGGATCATAGGAAAATGCTGATGGAGGACTACAGGTTGTCGCCCGAAATTGTCAACGGGTGCAAGACGGAGATCGGTCAGCATTGCAAAGGATTGGAgctctataaataaataaaaaaaatcaaaactcACCATATAAAACCGTAGTATTACGAATTTCTCCTGGTATGCACGCAAATGCAATTTGCGCTTGACCATCACTAAAGTCCTCAATACAAAAACTAAGTGGTGGATATATATGCTTAACATCTTTAGCGGGAGGAGATTCAATCGTTTCCAATGATCCGTcacttaatattatatattcttcgtaaggtattattaaatgtgGACATTCTTTACTGTAAATATGATGAAAAGTTGAAGAAATATTATcctttatattcaataaagtaAAAGCCGAGTCTCGTTCTTTTGCGCAAGTGGAATTTGATATAAACTCGTCTTTGTTACAACACTTCATAATACATGTTTTCAGGTTACATACACATCCATAAAGGGTGCCgttatgaaaaaatctatGGGCACGAGTGACACTTCatcatatttcttataatcaCCATTATTTAGTTTGTGACTTTCGTTTAGATTTGTTGTTAAATGTAACGGGCAAGGGTTTTCTGCTAAAGTAagggtaaataaaattgttaagaaatatatacacATCTTGTCATTAGcacttcattaaaataactgtGTAATGAAAAGACTATGTagtacacaataataaaataggatGTGGTTTTAAATTAGACTCACGCAATGACTGATGATATATACAcacacatttatatatatatatatatatatatatatatatatatatatgtcgtAGCGCGGTCAAGATTATcggccatttcgaatattaaataacacgcaaatagtccttacaatgtaattgaactaacaggcacaggattataactaatagtcaaacaattaggagtcgtatgaaacgcggtgatcccgacggttatgcaaagccaagccaagacttctacacagcttccctgacggagcttaactgtccgccctcgcaggtctcctctaccgtcaccctcggttcgagtaccatcccctgcttagcacttccgctgattccacccaagtactataagtatgcaacccatagtactacttgcgtttcacatgaaccccccgacatatatatatatatatatatatatatatatatatatatatgttttattagaaTGTAGAAAAAATTACGTTCAATAATAACCTGTGTTTGGAATGACTTTACCCCAGAATTTAACTGAGTAAATCCCTAAATGAAATCAGACACCCTTTAGAGCAAAAGGTGATGAGACTTTATATTAGGAATGAAAATTCTACCTTGTCCCTATATTAAgttgcaatttaaaattaagtattgtttcctatacagtaggaaaagcgttTGTCCCGTCTGAATTTATGCATCaagcatgacagagacagtacaAGTATGTCCCATGGCGGGAGACTTGCTGTCTCTATTgcacatgatgtctctttcagaattcagatggatcaaactctttttgTACTGTATATGGTATGTTATGGTGAAGtcaatatttagttttctATTATGATCAATTTCCGATAAACCAATTATATgagattatataaataatacgtgaaaaataaattgcccAAATTCTGCACATATTGttccaatatattcaatacaattaagtaaaatataaaattttgaaataaaagctttgttttttttgtttttggtcTAGAGAGTGGAAAATCTTAATAGACGCACTCCTGAACGGAATTCGGAGGCAAGTGTCCGATTCTCACTGACAAAAAACCACTCTCCATCGGGGACCAGCTCTAAAAGCTATAACCCAGAAGGGCAGATGGGAACTTATTTATTCAGGCAGCCAAGTAGTCAGGTACTTTTTATAGACTTCTACACAGAACACTCAGAACCTCTAGGTATAATTCTGAATACTGAATTCCGAAATCACCGAAGATCACTCGATAGTCAGTTTTAGTAATGTACAAGTGCTTCACAAGGTGGCGCCAGCTTTCATTATTATCCTTGAATACAGTGGGGGTATCATATCGTAATGATATTATCGTTCATTAATAAGGAAGTGGTTACATCTGAGAAATTGCGTTTGCTTTAATCGTTGCCTCATCAgagtaatttgaaataaaggtAAAACTTGAAAGCGTTTGTATGGAAAATAatgatttctaaattataaattttaaattttacggtAATACTTTTGGAAGACCTCAAAAGTGTAGACCCAGACATGTTTGCTGTAAAAGACCATACAGACCACACATTCCTGCTCCAAACCCAAGTGCAAACTTAAGAGGACAATGCGGTACCAGACATTCGCAGGGCATCAATGACCGCATCAAGAATCCAGTCTATGTTGACGGAGACAGTGAATTTTGAGAATACCCATGGCAAGTTGCAATCTTAAAGAAAGATCCAAAGAAAGCGTGTACGTTTGTGGTGGTACACTGGTCGACTCCCTTCACATCATTACTGCGGCTCACTGCGTTAAAAGGTAAGATGATTAAATTgtggattaattaattaattaatttgatttttaatgaaaataatttccacAGTTACACCCCTCATGACTTGAGAGTTCGTCTTGGTGAATGGGACGTAAACCACGATGTGGAATTCTATCCGTACATCGAAAGAGATGTTTCGCTGGTTCAGGTCCATCCTGAATTCTACGCTGGAACGCTTTACAATGACTTGGCTGTTCTACGAATGGACAAACCGGTAGACTGGACCAAACACCCACACATCAGCCCTGCCTGTTTGCCAAATCCACACGACGACTACACCACAGGCACAAGATGTTGGACCACCGGCTGGGGAAAAGATGCCTTTGGAGACTTTGGCAAATACCAAAACATTCTTAAGGAGGTCGACGTGCCAATTATTAATCACGGCATTTGTGAGAGACAAATGAAACAAACCAGATTGGGATACGACTTCCAACTGCACCCAGGATTTATTTGCGCCGGTGGCGAAGAAGGCGAAGATGCTTGCAAAGGAGACGGAGGTGGTCCGATGGTTTGTGAACGTGGAGGTACCTGGCAAGTTGTTGGTGTTGTCAGTTGGGCTATTGGCTGTGGTCAACCAAGCGTTCCTGGAGTGTACGTTAAAGTTGCTCACTATCTCGACTGGATCAGGCAAATCACTCAGTGATATTAGATAGTTTGTGATTGTCGCGATTATTAGGAgtacttaatttatgtatagatTTAggttttaacttatttttgtaCAGTTATTATAGGATACTGATGTGATAGAgccaattttatgtaaattatttgcttatgttttatttatattcaactacgttacaataaattattaatttagtaatttagtttagttaatGAGCTAAATCAATTcttaaattcagaaaaattccTCAAACGAATTTACTTTtacaaaaaggaaaaaataaatgatacttaaaacatataataatacaattaattataataataatttaatagctattaataatataaaagtagaatttactttttatttttagtttttttatgaagaatatttggttcaattatataagaacaaaaaatatgtttatatataaaatcaaatgtcaatatttagtaaaaaaatttttatttgcaaaatGTAACGGAGCAATATAACAAGGAAACGGCATACTGCATTTCCAAAATGAGCAACTGTTTAACTGTTTTTGAGAAATTTACACTCACTGAAATCACAGATTATAtaccgtacgaaaaatgctcttcgtgtctggatgttgtaagagatggatgcacgacaaagagagaaaagttttgcccggtagtaagaatccctactctcagagacaatgcgccgtgctggtgcgcgccggcgcacaatgtaaattaatctttgcgaatgcatttagtaactctccgtatgcgtagggatgtagttcgagttcttcggatgctccatttaaattccctaactttgtataattttcaatctgtaaaatgaaatattttttgagggtat carries:
- the LOC126265918 gene encoding phenoloxidase-activating factor 2-like; this translates as MASCNLKERSKESVYVCGGTLVDSLHIITAAHCVKSYTPHDLRVRLGEWDVNHDVEFYPYIERDVSLVQVHPEFYAGTLYNDLAVLRMDKPVDWTKHPHISPACLPNPHDDYTTGTRCWTTGWGKDAFGDFGKYQNILKEVDVPIINHGICERQMKQTRLGYDFQLHPGFICAGGEEGEDACKGDGGGPMVCERGGTWQVVGVVSWAIGCGQPSVPGVYVKVAHYLDWIRQITQ